ATCCACCCGTTTGACCTTCTttgtctttaataaaattaaatacacttataatatcaaatgatttttacaaaatttcaaatttaaattgcaaacaacaatttgcaaaatcaaaatcttaaAACGTAAAACAAGATTATTAAACGAATTAAAATGGAAGTCTTGATGTTTCATGTCATATAATAAGTCCACAAGTATCTCTATATACAATTTAGTTTtctaagggtgcgtttgggattgaggtgctgtagcttttaagctacagctgctgtgaaaaaaaagctgtaattatgaaacaaaagttaataatatatagtaaatataaattttaaataataattttaataaaattattaaagatataataaattttatattatacaagtgaaaaatcatatcaacatagcttaaaagctacagcagttagtgtttaccaaacactttagtgctgtagcttttaaactacagctgctcaacctcaatcccaaacgcaccctaaatAAGTACatatatctaaaataaattaaaagttgttGGGGCAGTTAAAGTTTTAGCATAACTATCTAAGGATGATCGATTTAGAAGGGATGTAGgcagaaaattattttagctgTGGCACGTTCAACGTATAATATAGACCATGAATACAGcttaattgattatataatACAGACCATGAGTGTAACTTAAGTGACCATGGAGATATTTTAGCAGTTCTAGTAATAATAGAGAGTAAGGACTGCTGTTTAGTGGGTGAGATTTCTCACCCGGTCGAAAACTTTTAtctaaactaataaatttttatttttttttaacaaaggTTAAAGGTTAAATTTGAAActcttgaaaattatttagataattttaataattttagtacTGAATTGGGGCACTATCccaaatttaaagtaattatagactgatataaaattaatctttaaatttttttcaaagccaGCAAGGGCACAGGCTAGTCCTATATTGGCCACAGGTATATTAAATAAGTAGTTGATTTACattactagttttttttttttaatttgataatcaaattattcaaatgCCAGATTCGAATCCAATCTATGCACTAAAAATCTGTTGTTTTGTTATGCGGTTTCGGGTCGTTTTAGTGGGTCGTGTGAATTTTTGTCAAGTCTAACCCTCATGTTATGgaaaattgctttaaatttagCTTCAAATAATTTTCGGTGCTACCCTCCGAGTTTCAAATTTAgcttcaaataatttttttcaaatgaaaatatagaccaaataaaaattcaatctcATTTCTCatgttattttcataaaaataaatatggtcTGCatcaatcaataattaaaaagaactataaatagaaaaaatagagaatCTCATTCATTAAAACCAAATCtacaaaaaaaagtaaaaaaatctAGAACTATTTCttcaaagatttaaattttaatgttcatTACTTAGAGAGAAATACTAACATATATGCTTTTGCACCAATAGTTCCATGCTCTTACTGCAGACGTGTCAATTGCTTACTTCATCActtgttattatttcttatatgATTTTGAATTGTATCGTCAATTTCTAACCATCACTGATCGCTCGGTTCTTACAGCACAACGTGTCTCATTAGTTACTTCTTCACAATGATATATTACTGAGAAATTGATACATTTCTTCACAACTAATCATTTCTCATAATCAAATTTATCTTATAGAAAACTAACTCCTAGTTACCTTTTATTGGCTATATAATTCACATTCaacttgtcatttttcttcatcCAAGCATCAATTACTTTCTCTGGTTGAGCAACTTTCTCTTGAATCAATTCTCTCTTAGGTTGATAGCATTTCTTTGATTCATAAAACAATGGAGGCTTTACGTCAACAAATTGCCAAAATGAGGCAATCCTTCTTTGATGAGGTAAGAGTGCATGCTTAGCTTGCAATATTCTCAACATCGcttaattatcatttattttactatcatTTTCATATGTGTTTTTTAAGagtattatgaaattaaagtatctttaattttatgtaaaattaatcCAAGTTGCTTATTATTGTAGGAAATTTTGgacaaatattttcttcagcTTGAACAACTAGAAGATATTTCAAACCCCGGTTTTGTTAAGGATGTGGTGACCTTGTACTTGAGGGACTCAACTAAAACATTGGCTACAATTGAGGACGAAATgtaaagtttaataatttttaatttttattatatattctcTAATGATGATAGTAACGTTGTGATATTTTTGTAAGTGATTTAGTTAGCTAGTTAACTAATTATACAAGCTTTATGATACAAAAAGGGCAAAATCTCCTGTGGATTTCATGAATTTGGATAAGTGCTTCCATCAACTGAAAGGTAGCAGCGCCAGGTAaatgtaaaaaagaaataaatattttcctcatcatatatatataagcaccctcattttttttttttttcatatgaacACTCTTTGAGCTGTGCAATTAAGAAAGTTAGTTTTTAAAGCTATTAAACTgcacaattttataattcatctaaaaattagcttattacACCCAAGGTTTAAGAACATTCttgcattaaaaaagaataaagatgcCTGCAATTGAGAAtgattatgtatgtatgtatgtatgtgcgTGTGTGTATACAGTCATTCTCTAGTGCGGGTaaccctattttttttttttatccagaCACACTTGTAAGTCCTGTAATTTAATAGAGttagtttttaaattctattaaacCACATGGTTTTATagtgtattgaaaattaactttattaatctGTACAGTTTAACAACTTgtctgcattaaaaaaaaaagagcccGAGCCTGagaatgaatatatataattaaagttCGGGACAGATTTACAACGTTTTAAATTGACTTTTCAACATTGTAAATTGATTTACAACATCGTAAATTTGTCCTAAAGTTTAATCCTAAATCTGATAAGCATACACTCTCTCTCTAACATATATAAAGACACTTTGTTCTTATTTTAACTGTGTtcgtaatttatattttacagcGTTGGTGCCAACAAAGTCTTGAATGAAGTTAACAAGGCAAGAGAACATTGCAAGGAAGGAAATTTGGAAGCGTAATTTTCTTACTTCATACATAATTACTTCTTTATAACTGACGTAATTTATAGtgaaataattattctaaatatAGTGAgtcattctttttcttttttaattacaacaCTTTACTATCAACCCCTATTAGATTTGTGTGAGATATCAGTTAAGGAAAATAATAGCATTTCACTCTTGCTTTTTACAAGGAATGATCAAAACCTCCCgcaagttttatttattttttatttttaactctaGGGATGTTTcgatgaatttaaaattttgagggGAGTTTCGATTACTTTTGAAAAACAAGAGGTTTCTTTTTTGGACATTAAATCATAAACTTACTCATTCTATTAAATGCTATTTAGCatttatttagaataaaatgtgGATAAAGAGACTAATAACTAAGAATTTGTACTTTCatgcttttaatttctaaaagaaaataagggtTATTATCAAAtggatttgcagtgcacaagCCTCCTTCGCTCAACTAAAAATGGAACACACTACTTTGCAAGCCAAACTCCTAGCTTATTTTGAGGTTAGATTCTCCCATAAAcgtaatttctttattttttttaacataatttcatgaaaaattaaatatattatcacTGAATTGCCATTcttgttttctgtttttgttaACAGCTAATGGCTAAACTTGGGTCTGATTAGAGAGAGATGGGCATCATGAAGTAAGATGTAGACATAATGGTGGTTGTCTAATTAGTGGGTTTCTTCtccgaaaaagaaaagggcaataatttttgttagttAAGAATttacctttatttatttggttgCTGTTCATTTTTCATATCCAATGTGGGGAcctattgaaaatttgatttcttatGGGCTAGAACTTGTTTCTCTTACTAATcaagtttttataataaaggTTGCTGATTATCAAGTGAGCCTCTCTCTCTATGATGCCTTTAAAGCTTGTAATTAATCTTCAAACTTCATGTTGGAATAAATTGTGCTTTGAGAATTTGTTCAATCTCTCTATTTCTCTTCAAGATGAATTAGTATAATGCTTTTGGTTcatggttttatttttatttttttcttaaatggaCTTTTGTTTTGCAGTTATCTCAATCAAGTCTTTAGTTATTTCTAGGCATGCTCAATTCTTctagcaaaaaaaataatcagggaaaataaagataatccctaactaaaattaaattgacgtaGGGGTTTCAAAAGGATTAAGGGAAGCTCCAACTCTTGtactaattataaaaattatgaaaaggaTCTTTTAATAACCCTAGTTCccataataataaagaaattattttttatttctactctcattttcttttatgaaaattttatgagtaaaaactcatttaatccttatattttgaaattaatgtttgtttagtccctacattttttaaaatatcttaaaacaTCCTTAtccttaaattattgacaccaCTATCTTTACTTTTCGTTCCCATTGGCTTGCTTTACGATATTActctcttataataatttttttagatattaatgaaaaataaaattactaatttaaccccaaaaataaaataaaaacaaaaagaatatattttaaattttatggaatACTCTGCTAAAgagttaatatattattttttattaatgtcaaaaaaattggtaatttatctttttaccatattaatttttttagacatgcGTGAGCttccataaaaattaatatatattcttcttatttttattttattttttggattaaattagtaatttaatttttttattaatgtcccaaaaataaacattattataagaggataatattgtaaaagcgaatcaaatgaaacaaaaaacaaagcaTGGGTGTCAATAGTTTAGTGGCGGAcatgttttaatatatttttaagaatataaGGACCAAACGGCCATTAATCTTATAATATAGGAATTAAAcgaatttttactttttaattttattctaaaaaaaccacaatttttttgctaaaaaaaaaatagacgGGTGGgtaaatcaaaattatgtttttatccCATAATCTtcctttaaaatttgaatttaagtgGCAAGCTAAATAAAACAGAGTAAAATCCAATAGGTCAGACCTCTAGGAATAgacaataataattcaaattcacAATTGTTTTCTCCCTTTTATTAtggttttaacttttaaggtCCAAAGTTCAAGTATACCTTATAGAGAGTTCATGCACACgttcttttcaaatttggaGGTTTGGATTTTAACAAACTAGGAAATAGAACCGCGCTTTGTAcgattttgaaaaagaatttaatattatccttttttttcttattctacTTTTAACGATTTATTCTGTTCGATTAAGAGGAaagacttaaaaaaatgaaaaaaaaataaagtaaagctaaaaccaaaaagacttttttaattatttaaaattgcatTAGCTAAATTAACACCATAGAAATAGAAGTGCCATAGATGCACCTTGTCTAAGTCAAAACTTGGAAACCTGAGACTGATATATCACTGCGAGGCCACCTGGAGAAGGAGCAGAAGATGCATCACAGTAGCCTCTCAGTATGTTCCCTTCTTCGGCAGTGAATTCGAGAGAGGTGAGCATTGCAGGCCAGCAATTACGGGTGATAATATCAATAGCACGGCAACAATTAGGGCCAATATTAGCCTGACTATTAaggaataatataataatcttatttgaGCATGATTTCAGCTCCATTAACGCGTTCTAGCACTCCGTTAGGCCTCCACTAACTTCAAGTCTTGTTGCAAGATCGTAGTCTGGTTTCATATTATTGTTGAGGCGATTATTCCTGCTGGTTGCATTTGCAATATTTGCCATGATGAGGCAAGTGAGggccaaaatgaaaaacacaTGTTTTAGAGTCATTgctattttctattcttttatgttgtgtttatatttatgtGGGATGTCATATTTTTTGTtgctatttataaattaaggtGAGGCAGATGATAAGagtgattaaaaatatttataaattattgctTAATTTATGATCAAGAAGGTTTCAATTAGAGAAGATAGTGAGTCTTTTGATGAACTGTTACATATTGATTGTGTAATAAcagtcaaattaattatgagaagatgaaaaggcaaatttgaaagaaaatttctctatttattagataatagataaTATACAAAGacgagaaatggtgatgccacatcacctcttaTAGTCCTaactttatataaatataggAAATAGAACCGTGTTTCGCGcagttttaaaaaaagagttttgtattgattttttttaaagatgacgcagtcttataaaacaaattttatttatgaaagttaattatttttttgttaactttaaaaatatatattaatgtgtatagttaagtgtacacaaccttttcatcaataaaaattatgctcACACTAATCAATTCTCCATTATTCTTAATATTAACAGACTCACACATCCTACAAAGTCTAACTCTTATCATCCAActatctttatcattgttCAACTCATGAACAAAAAGTACTCCATGAAGCacacaatactaaaaatttaaataagttaaaaaataaaaacacaaaaacatttctaaagaggatgttggttaaataataaaaaaacccaaacataataaatcttaaatacttaatgTTTATAGAgtttaaagaaatcaaaagacactaaacaaaaagtttcataattaaatatgaaattatggcattaaaattaggccctattggcattggtgagaaaagatgaataaaccttccttcctatattaattagttgatgtattttaaaccactaaagtttagttgttggcttaataaaataaatgaatgtttcaaaacttataattaattattattaatggttacatattgttgaatttaaatacaaagaggaagagatatgtaatcttttgtaatctaagaattattttctatttttaatattttgtaatgtaattattttttaatctcaaccaatatattagataatagagaatataaaaagatgagaaataatgataccacaaatcttaactacttaatatttatagagtttgaaaaAGCCAAAAGGTactaaacaaaaggttgcataattgaatatgagattatgatattaaaattagattcTAATGGCATTGTTCAGGGAAGATGAAGAAACGTTCcttcttatattaattaattaatgtatttaaggcactaaagtttaattattggcataataaaataaatgaatgtttcaagacttataattaattattattaatggttacatattattgaacttaaatagaaagaggaagacacatgtaatattttgtaatctaataatttttttttatttttaatattttgtaatgtaattatttttttaatctcaactaatttattagataatagagaatataagaagatgagaaatggtgatgccacatcacctcctctaGTCCCAacttcatatatataataggaAATACAACCGCACTTCGTGcggctttaaaaaaagaatttagtattatctttttttattattttgtacttgatgaaactgataaaaaatatgatttttttaaagataacgcagccttataaaactaatgttatttatgaaagttaattattttttattaacattaaaaatatatattaatgtgtatagtTAAATGTACACAACCTTTTTATCAATAAACATTATGTTCACACTAATCAACtctctatttttcttaatattaacAGACTCCCACATCTTACAAAGCCTAACCCTTATCATCCAACTATCTTTATCATCGTTTAACTCATGAAGAAAAGAGTACTCCATGAAGCacacaatactaaaaatttaaataagtcaaaaaataaaaacacaagaacatttctaaagagaatgttggttaaataataaaaaaaaatccaaacataacaaatcttaaatgcttaatatttatagagtttcaagaagccaaaagacactaaataaaaggttgcataattaaatatgagattatgacattaaaattaagtcaTAGTGGCATtggtgagggaagatgaaggaatcttccttcctatattaattagttgattaattttaaaccactaaagtttagttgttaataaaataaatgaatgtttcaaaacttataattaatttattattaatggttacatattgttaaatttaaatagaaagagtaagaaacatgtaatcttttgtaatctattaattattttctatttttaatattttgtaatgtaattattttttaatctcaaccaatatattagataatagagaatataaaaagatgagaaataatagtgccacaaatcttaactacttaatatttatagagtttgaagaagccaaaaggcactaaacaaaaggttgcataattaaatatgagattatagcattaaaattagaccctaatggcattgttgagggaagatgaaggaacgttccttcctatattaattaattgatatatttaagccactaaagtttaattgttggcataataaaataaataaatgtttcaaaatttataattaattattattaatggttacatattattgaatttaaatagaaagaggaagagacatgtaatcttttataatctaataataattttttacttttaatattttgtaatgtaattattattttttaatatcaaccaatttattggataataaataatacaagaagatgagaaatagtgatgccacatcacctcctctagtcccaactttatatatatactaggaAATAGAATCGCGCTTCACGCGGCtttgaaaatatcaaattaaaaattaaaaatttgatgaaattcaaatttcctAAGAAATCGTTCTGATCTCTTCTCAAAAGGaagattaaacaaattaattttgtatgtttatttcaataataataacgatcgcacataataataataataataataataataataataataataataataataattggcaCCTAACGACGCTGAGGCTCATGAGCATTCCACAAAATATAAGTTTCAATTGCATCGAGCCCTCCATCCTTTGCCTTCTATATAAGATCTGGCCACATTTGCTCAAATATAACgcatatagaaataaatcatatcaaattttacatatttttagaATAACAATGCTGTTGAATCCAAAAATATTGCCCATAATTTTTCCTAAACATGAAAGCACACCGTTTTGAATGTGGGATCATGTTTGGCTtgttagggaaaaaaattaaaataatattttcgcAGCAAAGTAgctttttttgggttaaaagaagaagaaaatgtgaaAGTGCAAGTGATTTgagaaattgtaaattaatttttgcatACAGTACTTGTGGACTGCTGCGAAAATATAATGAATTGCATTAAAGAAGATAACTCGTCGCTCTCCATTAATTATAAT
This window of the Citrus sinensis cultivar Valencia sweet orange chromosome 8, DVS_A1.0, whole genome shotgun sequence genome carries:
- the LOC127899290 gene encoding pseudo histidine-containing phosphotransfer protein 5-like; this encodes MEALRQQIAKMRQSFFDEEILDKYFLQLEQLEDISNPGFVKDVVTLYLRDSTKTLATIEDEIVGANKVLNEVNKAREHCKEGNLEA